ACAAACATCAATTTGCTTGAGATTGAAGCATTGATGTTTTATTGTTGTTCTCTACAAAGATCGAGATAATTGAAGGACGGCGGAAGCAGAGGTTTCATATATAAGTTGTTTAATCCCTTCTGGTCAGATATAAGTTGTTTAATTCCTTTGACAAAGGAAAGGTTATATATTAAAACGGGAAAGGAGGTTCAACATTTTTTAAAGTCCTAGGTTCAAATCCCATGCAATAGAAAACTATTAATACTTCAATCCATGGAAAAATCTAAAcagaaaaaaggaaaagagagTGAATAAATATGTTAATTATGAAAAATAATTGATTACCTTAGGAATAGAAAAACTTGAAGAGGTGGAGGTTTCTTCTTCAATAGCTCTGTATTCATTCATCTTCCACTTAGTTTTTTTCCCAGTAGGTGCTTTTCCTTTATAAAATACCATACTTTTTTTCACTCCAATAACTTTACTCTCTGATGAATAAACATACATTGGAGAACCAGTTGCTTTCCAATAACCAGAAGTAGTAGTCCTACAAGGCCTCCCTCCTCTTGCTTCTCTTTCTTGCCTTGGCACAAAGAAAAACCATTGCTCTGTATCTCCCATGCATAATTCCCCAGGAAAGTCTGCATATAAAATTATTGTTTAAGTTCTATGCACCAACAATATAAAAATTAATAATTTACATAATCAGATCACTTATAAGGTATTTTATTAGTCTTAATAAATGTGATACAGTTTAATTTTTCTATAACGAGATCGTTTGTTCAGAGATTTTTGATTGCTAAGCGAAATGTTGTTATACAAAGAGAACATGTCACCTTTAtgtatatttagaaacaatttaactttgaaATTCTCATCGATGATTTACAGTCATACGAATAGTATTTGTCTCGTTTaatttagaccacaaattttgaatatctttcctttttttttaaactttataTGCTCAGTCAACTGTCAAGCACTGTTTTATAAATtatgacggagggagtactacacTATAAAAAAAGCAAATTCCCGATGAAAATTTCCTAGGGACGTCATGTCGGATTTTTGTAGGAAATCAGCCAATTTCCGACGTGACGTCCGTTGGAAATTCGAGTTTTTGTGGTAATGCTAATTATAAAGTAAATCTCTATAATATACATTAAATAATAACCTGATACTACATATTAAACTACATTGATACtattgtatataacttaaattcaaaaTAGTAACCGTGAAAAAAGGCTTCTTAAAATGGTGATCCAGAATGAAGATAaacaaatgaagaagaagaagaagatagttTGTGTACTTGAAAGATGCCATGTAAATTGGGACAAAAGTACTAACCAGATGTAACTTTCTATAATTGGCACTAATCGATAACTTGGTATAAACGATAATTAAGCAGATACAGGTCACCGATATAGATTCAAAATCATAACCATTAAAAATGGTTTCTtaaaatggtgataaaaaatgAAAGATAAAGAAATGAAGTAGAAGAAGAGTTTGTATATATACTTGGAAGATGCCAAGGATCAAGATCATAAATATTAACAACTGGGATTACTCTATCAAGCTCTGGCCTTTTCCCTTCAAGCTTGTTATGCAAATAAAAAGATATTAACTCTTCTTCTGTTGGATAAAATCTAAATCCTGGTGAAATAATTTCCACCATTGTTGTGTTCTCTTTTTCTCTTAATTCTAATTCAAAAATACTACTTTTCTTGTTATGCTTTTGTTTTAGTATTTGCTATATTTATAGAGGTAGCAGAAAATGGGACGAAGGGAGTTGCCGTGTTAATGGAGAAAAAATGTTTTGGAGGTATAATGAGGACTGTGATTTGATTGAAGTTTCCACACGGTTTTAATTAGTTGTCGATAATAGTACTGTATTTATGTTTATGTGTACCTTTTGTATCCTTTAAATAATCATACCTTTATTTTGAACAAGTCAGCCTTTTTTATTTTCAGTTTTGCAAGTGATGTCGCAGTcaggccattttttttttgtactgtcaAGTAATCCGATCTAAAATAAAAATGTATGGTTGGTAAATGGCACTCAGTCCGTCTCATTTTATCTTTACACGAAAtttaagaagaaaatgaagactTTTATGATTTGTGGTCCAAAATGAACAATAGATAATTGTGTGGTTACAAATCATTTTATTAAGAGTAAAATAGTGATTTGaaattaaattgttactaaatatagaaaagtcTCATTCTTCTTggaactgactaaaaaggaaagagtgttatataaattgggacggtgAAAGTAAGTGTATTTTGGCTGAATACATCAACCATCCCTTAAATGTACTCGTAAATTTTACTTAGACACTCAAACTATGATCTGTTCCAATTGAGCACCTGAACGCATGATAAAGTTTTCCTATTAAATACTTCCGACTCAAATTAAATGTTTGCGCGTTTTCTCAAGCGCCTATTATGTAGATAAGTTAAACACATAAGATATATCACCTACTTTGATTATACACATAAGTGTCAATTGAAAGACGCTCAGATTTATTCAATTCTCTCTGTTAAATTTAATAGGAACtatgaaaaaaataatttaaacataAACACCAAACAAGTACCATCAAATCTCAAATACGCAACAGAAAAAATTGAACTAAACACCAAAAAATAACATAAATTACATATCAAAATTAAATTTAATGGGAACTATGAAAAAACAAATTGAACATAAACACCAAACAAGTACCATCAAATCTCAAGTACACAACAGAAAAACAATAACAGAAATTACACATACCAaactctatatatatacataaattagcaatagcagaaactaaaaaaatTATACCTCTATATGTGAGTTACAAATTTTGCCTAAAACTACAAATGTTAAGTTTTGGCAAACTTAAAAGATAAAAGCAGTTCACTCCATACTTAAAGGACTATTTTAGATGTACCTTCAAACATAATGGACCATTTTGTATcattaaaagttaaaaaaaaaaatagctctgTAGAATTTGCTGACATGGGGATAATATATGCGGTGATGGGGCGTGGAAGGATGGTGCAATCATAGGTTGGTCCGGTGATACTTTTGGAAGTGAGTAAAAGAGTTTCTTCCTttgagaaaaggacataaatagTCTTTTAACTGTGAGAGTAGGCTCAAAATAGTCCTTTatctatgcacttaacggttttggtcctttaagtttgtgacaagttaacaaaaatgatcccttaactatgagggttggttaaaaatagtctcttaagtatgcacctaacagttttggtcctttaagtttgccaaaagttaacacttttagtctgtgacaaaatattcatcgaactctatttgttaaatttgacgagaactatgaaaaaaaggaaaaaattagcgagaacgcacatttagaggtacacattactaaagaaaagaCTAAATATCTCGGGACAGAATCGAGGAATGTCAGTCGGTTATAGGGAAAACCGAGGAAAAATCTACAAACCTGATAATctcagaaaatagtgtctcgaaacacaaagaccAATGGACTCTGTCGATTAAAACCGAGGGAGTCCATCGGCCAAGTAAATTATACTAGACTTATTTTTACTGAAAACCCGGTATAAAAATAAATACTTCCATTATTgtgattctttaaaaaaaaatagtttttgtgcATTTTTCCTCGAAAATAACCTACGGGTCCGTCCGTTGGCTTTTGTAAAAAgcaataaattttttaaaaatagtgtccctcgattttatccatcggttttcGTCCATCGTTTTTTTGCTTATTTTTAGTAGTGacaatttttgtagtttctgctatttctaatttgcTTACATAGGTTTTGTCCTGAGGTATTTGACCTCTTCTTTAGTAATGTGCACCTCTAAATGTGCGTTCTCGCTAATTTTTCCTtgtttttcatagttctcgtcaaatctaacaaatagagttcgatgaatattttgtgggagactaaaagtgttaacttttggtgaccttaaaggaccaaaactgttttAAGactatttttgttaacttgtggcaaacttaaaggaccaaaactgttaagtgtaTCGTTAAGGgattattttgaacctactctcatagttaagggaccatctATGTCATTTTCTCTTCTTCCTTTTGTGATTTGAAGtctctggtttttttttttttttgttaccttGCAAATTTTGAAGGAAAATTTACCAAAATGTAATATTCGGCCATCTAGTTTACCCAATATGATCGAAGTATACACTACTTAAGTTGGTCAAAAGTTAAAATTTTTAGTCTCCAtaaaatatttaccaaactttgccGGTTAGATTTGACGGAAATAGTGAAAAAGAAAAAATCCAACCATAAACATCAAGAAAGTCCCATTAAATCCCAAGTATGCAACACAAAAAAATTGCACTAAGACTctagaaataaattaaaaattgcAAACTACAGAAATTGTACCTCTAGATGCAAGTTCatgctaatttttttttctattgttTCCGTCATACATAACAGGCAGAGTTCAATAAAATTTGatggagactaaaagtgttatcttttgacaaacttaaagaaCGAAATCCGTTGAATGCATACCTAAGGGACTACTTCcaacctaccctcaaacatagggccatttttgtcattttctctcaACAAAACCGCCACGGACTTCCATCGCCATCTTCCCCAAAATTCCGACGAATTCCAAAATCTAACCCTAAAttctcaaaagaaaagaaaaaagcccTAAATTCTCTAATTTTCACAAATTTTGCCTAAAACTAAAAGTAAAAGTACTAAGATCGatacatatttcatatacttAGATCAGATGGCATAACTGATTCTTCATTTTGTGATTTCATGTCTTTGATCCATTGTGGGGGAAAATTAAGGCCGGCTAGAAAATATTTACGCCACATGGTCTATATTTTGAGATTGTTATCAGATTTAGCCTGTATATGTGTATAAATACcttttatacacttttatacgaggttgatacattatgataACTAGAAGGGGTCTGCCCGTGCTGAAATGATCCTTTTTTTTCAAGTGTGTAATCCTTTCCACTACTAAATAGAACACTAAGTTGTAATAGTTCTTTGCAGGAGTTGAAGTGAATTCTCTTACATAAAGTAACATTTGTTGTCCATATTATCATACATGATTGTCTTTGGTAGACTTACCGAAGCTATAGTTATAATAGTGATCATTCTACTTAACCAAACGTAGTTTAATATATTTTAACTTGGCTTGTCCTCTCTTCAACAACCAGGATGCTGTGCAACAACAAAATGACCATTGAGGTAAGTTTTGCTCAACAACCAAGATGCTGTGCAACAACAAAATGACCATTGAGGTAAGCAATGATAGCAATGGATATGAATGGTTAAAGAAGAGAGAGCAAAACTTAATCTTTGTTAGGAGAAAGAAGCCGAAGAGGCGGTAAATTAGGAACAGTGAAGAAAGACGTGACGTTTCATGTTTTAGAAATTCAAGAGacgcagtttttttttttttgggtgaatCAAGCGCAGAAAATTCGGAAAAATAAGGAATATtgcaaaaaatttaagaaaaaagataaataagaattCTGATAtgcttttatatatttatatagattAGACTCAGAACTAGGATACTAATGATAGCATACACAAAGAGTGCTCAAAAGAAGCTAGCAGTACTAATAATGCTTTAATCAATCATATAAAATCGTAACTAGTGCAATCAATGAATCAGCTAACTATACTTCTACCAAAATCATACATAAAGTAACATTTGTTGTCCATATTATCATACATGATTGTCTTTGGTAGACTTACCGAAGCTATAGTTATAATAGTGATCATTCTACTTAACCAAACGTAGTTTAATATATTTTAACTTGACTTGTCCTCTCTTCAACAACCAGGATGCTGTGCAACAACAAAATGACCATTGAGGTAAGTTTTGCTCAACAACCAAGATGCTGTGCAACAACAAAATGACCATTGAGGTAAGTTTTCCGTGAAgttcagtattaaaaaaaaattaagaagttAATGACAAAAATATTCAATTTGGTTGAAAGAGTGAAAAAATAGTACTATATCTATAAGTCTCTGTTCAATATGATATCAATCTTAAGCATTTAGTAAAATTTCCCCTCATGAACAATGGGAAAGGATATAATAACTTAGAAACTTCTATCAGGTTATATTTAAAATTAATCAAGTAGACTTAATATGAGTAACTCGAGCGACAGGTCTCCGCAATGTCTTCAATCTATTAGCCTCCATCTAAGCTCTTTGTTCTGTTGAGATCTGAATAACTCCACAATTTGTTGCTACATTATCTGGCGCTTGATTTGTTTTCTTTCCCTCCAGAATATGTATTAGCTATAACAATATTTAAGGGAATAGTTCAGATGGGATCCTGCCAAATATATATGCAACACAATACGGTCAAACATCTATTTCAGTAAGTGAGTAAGGGACGCAAATGAGTATATACTAAATAATTTAGCGGAGTGGTACATGAGTGTAACGattcgtttggtcgttatagtgcttttgGTTCTAAAACTTGGTCATCCTATGCTAGCTAATCTCAGTTCACAGGAAGGAACAATATAGATCCATATTCCGTAATCTGCGATTTAGATGTATTCTACTTTCATGTACTACTAATCTTATATTTTCGCGGTAGATCTGTTCTGATTATACAAAACAGTTACCTTTCAATCTGTACTGAATCTTTCTTGGTTCGATTAGTCAGCAGTTTATGCCTTTTAAAGTATACATGTTGCTTTTGATTTCTAGAATTGCATTTTAGATTATATGCTTTACATGTCTCTAGCTTGTTGAATGTTAAGTAAAATAGCTATAGCGGGCGTTGGGAAATTCTAAGTTTAACCGACTCGCACATACCTCATGAAAGGAGAGAGGTGtctcggggaagtacggttgtgaatCGTACTGAGAAAGTCTGAAAACCCGCtaaccacttaatggtgctctaaaggacaTATTTTAGAGTCgctacctaatttttaggaaattaggaaaaccagttcgaaaagggtccatttaaaatattcaaaagaatcctaatctaccaaagtctgggtaagagttctggtgatcccccgaggaaggtgttaggcaccccggtattaaggatccgctcaatgcGGTTTACCTAGGGGTTCTAATAGTTTACCTTATGATTATAAATCGTTTTGGACAAAAACTGTTTAAGTCTAGATTTCCGCAATAAAAGGGTGTCATGTAAgcaaaaattcatttttttaagaAATCGTCGAAGTATAGTTCCGCTCAAAATTGAGCATGGGTGTCGGACTTGAACACCtaagctaatacccgaaggctcttggTCTAGGTAAGActccacgtaagtccacccaaagatatatttttttgaaaaaaggaaTTTTAAGTTATGAAAATAGTTTTACGAAAATAGTTTtatcataatatacatatatatatataccgtaattAATTATGCTATGTTATTAATCTATCAATTATATTCTTTG
The sequence above is a segment of the Lycium barbarum isolate Lr01 chromosome 6, ASM1917538v2, whole genome shotgun sequence genome. Coding sequences within it:
- the LOC132599493 gene encoding NAC domain-containing protein 90 — translated: MVEIISPGFRFYPTEEELISFYLHNKLEGKRPELDRVIPVVNIYDLDPWHLPNFPGELCMGDTEQWFFFVPRQEREARGGRPCRTTTSGYWKATGSPMYVYSSESKVIGVKKSMVFYKGKAPTGKKTKWKMNEYRAIEEETSTSSSFSIPKLRHEMSLCRVYIISGSCRAFDRRPVAPVTTREPAKTVINQESAAISVKNVSKMEAVSSPDESLAMGEQEYLNLHDDQVPIINEAICISSHNKRVKTDPYEPLSGWEQFNWM